The window TGCGGTCATCCGTTACAAGGCCCATCCGGACTACTGGGCCGGCAAGCAGAAGATCGATGATCTGGTCTTCTCGATCACCACCGACGCGGCTGTCCGCTACCAGAAGCTGAAGGCAGGCGAGTGCCACCTGATGCCCTACCCGAATGCGGCGGATGTCGAATCCATGAAGGCCGATCCGGAGCTGAAGGTCATGGAGCAGGCCGGCCTCAATGTCGCATATCTCGCCTACAACACGACCCAGGCCCCCTTCGACAAGGTCGAGGTCCGCAAGGCGCTAAACAAGGCTATCAACAAGCAGGCGATCGTCGATGCCGTCTTCCAGGGACAGGCGACGCCGGCGACGAATCCGATCCCGCCGACGATGTGGTCCTATAACGACAACATCGAGGACGATACTTACGAGCCGGAAGTCGCCAAGAAGATGCTGGAGGATGCCGGCGTCACCGACCTCTCGATGAAGGTCTGGGCGATGCCGGTCGCGCGGCCCTACATGTTGAACGCACGTCGCGCCGCCGAACTGATCCAGGCCGACTTTGCAAAGATCGGCGTGGACGTCGAAATCGTAAGCTACGAATGGGCCGAATATCTCGAACGATCGAAGGCGAAGGATCGAGACGGTGCCGTGATTCTCGGTTGGACCGGTGACAATGGTGATCCGGACAACTTCCTCGACACGCTGCTTGGATGCGATGCGGTCGGCGGCAACAACCGCGCGCAGTGGTGCAACCAGGAATTCGACGATCTGGTGACGAAGGCGAAGGAAGCCTCCAGCGTCGAAGAGCGCACCAAGCTCTACGAAGAGGCGCAGGTCGTCTTCAAGCGCGAAGCGCCCTGGGCAACGCTCGACCATTCGCTGTCGATCGTGCCGATGCGCAAGAATGTCGAAGGCTTCGTACAGAGCCCGCTGGGCGACTTTGCTTTCGACGGCGTTGATATTGTAGAGTAATCTTAACAACCGACCCGAAGGGGGCGTTTGCCGCTGGGCGAGCGCCCCTCTTCCTTTTTGCCTGGTGGCGCCGCGTAAGCGAGGCCGCGCACCATGGCATGAGGTTTGACTATGATCCGATTCTTCCTGGGGCGCCTGGCGGTCTTGATTCCGACTTTCATCGGGGTCTCCATCATCGCCTTCTCCTTCATTCGCCTCCTTCCCGGCGATCCCGTGGCCCTGCTTTCGGGAGAGCGGGTAATGTCGCCGGAGCGGCATGCCGAAATATCCCATCAACTCGGCTTCGACCGCCCGATTGTCGTGCAGTATCTCGATTATCTTTGGGGCGTTGTGCGTGGCGATTTCGGTGTGTCGATCGTCACCAAGAAGCCGGTGATCGACCAGTTCTTCGAACTCTTCCCCGCGACCGTCGAACTGTCGCTATGCGCGATCATCTTTGCCGTCGTTCTCGGCATCCCGGCGGGCGTGATCGCGGCGATCAAGCGCGGCTCGATCATCGACCAGCTCATCATGGGTACCGCGCTCGTCGGCTTCTCGATGCCCATCTTCTGGTGGGGTCTGCTGCTGATCATCGTTGTTTCCGGCATATTGCAGTGGACTCCGGTCTCCGGCCGTATCTCGCTCATGTTCTTCTTCCCGTCGGTTACCGGCTTCATGCTGATCGACTCCTTGTTGTCCGGGCAGGAGGGCGCGTTCCAGTCCGCCTTCAATCACCTCATTCTGCCGACGATCGTACTCGGCACCATTCCGCTTGCCGTCATCGCGCGCCAAACCCGCTCGGCGATGCTGGAAGTGCTGTCGGAGGACTACGTCCGCACCGCCCGCGCCAAGGGGCTCTCCACCTTCCGCGTCGTCGGTATCCACGCGCTGCGCAACGCCATGATCCCGGTCGTTACCACCATCGGCCTTCAGGTCGGCGTCATGCTGGCGGGCGCGATCCTGACGGAAACGATCTTCTCCTGGCCGGGCATCGGCAAATGGATGGTCGATTCCGTATTCCGGCGCGACTATGCCGTCATTCAGGGCGGTCTCTTGATTATCGCCGGCCTCATCATGCTGGTGAACCTCGCCGTGGACCTGATGTACGGTCTGCTCAACCCCCGTATCCGGCATTGAGGAGGGGATATGACCGAAGTCACTGCTGCAAGTCCCATATCGACCGATCCGTCCCGCCGGGCGAGGCTCACCGAATTCTGGTTCTATTTTTCAGAAAATCGCGGCGCCGTCATCGGCCTGGTCTTCTTCCTCTTTCTGGTGTTGCTTGCGATATTCGCGCCGCTGGTCGCACCCCATGACCCGACGGTCCAGTTCCGCCAGGCCGTCCGGCTGCCGCCCTCCTGGGAGGAAGGCGGCCAGGTCCAGTTCCTGCTCGGCACCGATGCCGTCGGTCGCGACATGCTCTCGCGCCTCATATATGGCACCCGCTTCTCGCTGTTCGTCGGCATCATCGTGACCACGCTGTCCCTGACCGGCGGCATCCTCGTCGGTGTCGTCGCCGGCTACTTCCGTGGTTGGATCGATACCGTCATCATGCGGATCATGGACATCATCCTGGCCTTCCCTTCGCTGCTGCTCGCGCTCGTTCTGGTGGCGGTGCTGGGGCCGGGGCTCACCAATGCGATGATCGCGATCGCCCTCGTCTACCAGCCCCACTTCGTCCGCCTGACGCGGGCCGCCGTCATGGCGGAGAAGACCCGCGATTATGTGGTCGCGGCGAAGGTCGCCGGAGCGCGGCACCCCCGGCTGATGTTCAAGACCATCCTGCCGAATTGCATGGCACCGCTCATCGTCCAGGCAACGCTGTCCTTTTCCAGTGCCATCCTCGATGCTGCGGCGCTCGGCTTCCTGGGCATGGGGGCGCAGCCGCCGACGCCGGAATGGGGCACGATGCTGGCCGAAGCGCGGGAGTTCATTTTGAGCAGCTGGTGGATCGTCACGTTCCCCGGCCTTGCGATCCTGCTGACCGTGCTCGCAATCAATCTGATGGGCGATGGCCTGCGTGATGCCCTCGACCCGAAGCTGAAGAGGTCCTGACATGGCGCTTCTTGAAATCGAAAATCTCGTCGTCGAATTCCAGACGGCTTCCGGCCCGTTCCGGGCGGTCGACGGCGTGTCGCTCAAGGTGCACGAGCGCGAGGTCCTGGCGATCGTCGGAGAATCCGGGTCAGGCAAGTCCGTCTCCATGCTCGCCGCGATGGGACTTCTGCCCTGGACCGCCAGGGTGACAGCGGACAAGCTCACCTTCAACGGAAGGGATCTGCTGACGATGGCACCGGCCGATCGCCGCAAGATCGTCGGCAAGGAAATCGCGATGATCTTCCAGGAGCCGATCGCGAGTCTCAACCCATGCTTCACGGTCGGATTCCAGATCGAAGAGGTGCTGCGCATCCACATGCGCCTCGACAGGGTGGCGCGGCGCAAGCGGGCCGTGGAACTGTTCGAGGCGGTCGGCATCCCCGATCCGACCGAGCGCCTCGGTCATTTCCCGCACCAGATGTCGGGCGGCCAGTGCCAGCGGGTGATGATCGCCATTGCCCTTGCCTGCAATCCGAAGCTCCTGATCGCTGACGAGCCGACGACGGCGCTGGACGTGACGATCCAGAGGCAGATCCTCGACCTTTTGATGAAGCTGCAGGCGGAGTACGGCATGGGTCTAATCATGATCACCCATAATATGGGTGTCGTGGCCGAGACGGCGGATCGCGTCGTCGTTCAATACAAGGGCCGCAAGATCGAAGAGGCCGACGTGCTGTCGCTGTTCGAATCGCCGAAGAGCAATTACACGCGTGCGCTGCTTGCCGCCCTGCCGGAAAACGCGACGGGAGACCGGCTGCCGACGGTCTCGGAGCTTTTCAATGACCAGCAGTTTCTCGGGGGAGCCGCTCGATGACCCATGTTCTCGAAGCTCGAAACCTGGTGCGCGACTATCATGTGCCCGGCAGCCTTTTCCGTAAGGCGCGAACGGTTCACGCGCTGAAGGGCGTCAGCTTCACGCTTGATGAAGGCAGGACGCTTGCGATCGTCGGCGAAAGCGGCTGCGGCAAGTCGACGCTCGGACGCATCCTCACGCTGATCGATCCGGCGACGGCCGGTGAGTTGCTGATCGACGGCCAGAAGGTTGACATCACCCGGGAGGGGCTGACGCCGGAGCTGCGCCGCAAGGTGCAGATCGTCTTTCAGAACCCCTATGGTTCCCTGAACCCGCGCCAGAAGATCGGCGACATCCTGACCGAGCCGCTGATCATCAACACCAAAGTGCCGGCCGCCGAGCGCCGCGGCCGGGCGATGGCGATGTTGAAGAAGGTGGGGCTGGAGGAGAAGCACTACAATCGCTATCCGCACATGTTCTCCGGCGGGCAGCGGCAGCGCATCGCGATCGCCCGCGCTCTCATGCTCAACCCGAAGCTTCTGGTTCTGGACGAACCGGTGTCGGCGCTTGATCTCTCGGTCCAGGCGCAGGTCCTGAACCTGCTTGCCGACCTGCAGGATGAATTCAAGCTCACTTACGTCTTCATTAGCCATGACCTGTCGGTGGTGCGCTACATCGCCGACGATGTGATGGTGATGTATCTCGGCGAGGCGGTGGAATATGGCAGCCGCGATGCAGTGTTTTCCGACCCACAGCACAGCTACACCAAGACATTGTTTGCGGCCACGCCGCGTGCTGACGTTGCCAGCATCAAGGCGCGGCTTGCGCGCAAGAACGCTGCCTGAGCCACTCTTCATTTCGACCGGCGGGCAGGACGTCTTCTTGGAGTTCTCCTCCCGATCATGTAGAGCTTCGCCGCCGCGACTGCATGTCTCGCCGAATCGGGTTGATGAAAAAGACGTGCAGCGATTGAAGCTGCTACTGCAACTTTTCTGCGTCCGATTGGCGCAATGGGGCTGTAGCGGACACAGGCCCCGCGGCGGCAGACATTTCCGGCCGGCAAACTCCCGGCCCAACATCAGGATTGAGGATTATGGAAATCAAGCGCTTCGAAACCGGCCCGCGGATGAGCCAGGCTGTAGTCTACAACCATACGGTTTACCTGGCCGGCCAGGTCGGCAACGCAGGCGACGATGTCGCCACCCAGACGAAGCAGGCACTCGCCGAAGTCGATCGCCTGCTCGCGCTTGCCGGCACGGACAAGACGCGCATCCTCTCGGCAACGGTCTGGCTCGCCGACATGGCCGACTTCGCCAAGATGAACTCCGTCTGGGATGCATGGGTCCCGCAGGGCCACACGCCCGCCCGCGCCACCGGCGAGGCAAAGCTTGCGACGCCCGAATATCTAGTCGAGGTGATTGTCACGGCGGCTCTCTAATGCTGTAGATCTGTCGCCATTGAACTCATCATTCCGGGGGCGCCGCCGACATGGCAAATCGGCGGCGTCTCGCTGTTTGTGACTGCATGTCTTCGCCCTTTGATGTCGATTTGAAGGAGAGATGTAGTGGCCGATTGCCTGAACAGGAACGATTTTTCCATTGATGCGTTTCTCAGCGACTCCGCATGTGGCGGAAGCGGGCCGATGGGCGAGCCGTGTAGGCAGTGATCCCTGAGGCATCCGTATCTGGGTTGGGCTGCTTATCGTGATGCTCCGCAATTCCTGAGGGACAGCCTGAAGTAGTGGCGCGTCCGGCAAGAGGGCAGGTGCGCATTCGGTTCTGTCGGAGAGACTTCGTTGAAGAAGGTACCGATTGACACGGCAAGGGACGGAGTGGCGGAAGACGGACGCCAGCGCGAAACCCGGAATGAGGTCGCCAACGAGATGGCTCCGGCCGCGGCTCCGGCGGCGCTTGCACCCGGGCGTGAGGGCTTCGACCTTCTGGTCGCCTGCAGCATTGTCGGCCTGTTCGTCATCGCCTGTGCTTCCGCCCTTTACGCGCTGGCGGCGGTTCTGGTGCCGATCGTCTTTGCGATTATCGTCGGCATTGTGCTCGGCCAGGCGGCGGATGGATTGACGCGCTTCGGCTTGCCGCCGCTTCTCGGAGGCTTGCTTCTGGCACTCTGCTTCGTCGTCGGATTGTTTTTCCTGGTGAACGCCCTTCTCGTGGCCGTTACGGAGGTTGCGAGCGAAGCCCCGCGACTGGCGGAAAACATCATCGAGCGCATCCTGCCGTTCTTAAACCGGTTCGGTTGGCTGCGGCTCGCGCTCGCCCAGGGTGCCAGCGAGGAGGCGCTCGCCAGTGCCGCCGTGGAGAATGCGGGCCCGTTTCTCGGCACGGTCGCCGCCAGCCTCACACCCGCCCTGATCCAAACGCTGGTATTTCTTGCGGCCCTCGCGCTGTTCCTGCTTGGCCGCATCCATCTGCGCAGCACGTTCATTCTGGCCGTCCCGAGCCGCGAGGGGCGTCTGAATACAATCCGAATCATCAATGCGACCGAGGAGGCCCTCACACAATATTTCGCGACAACGAGCCTGATCTACGCGGCGCTGGGTGCGTTTACGATGGTGATTGCCCTGGTCGGCGGCCTGCCTATGGCCCCGCTCTGGGGGCTTTTCGCCTTCGTCTCGAGCTATATTCCATATCTCGGCGCAACCTTGATAACACTCTCCCTGCTGGTCGGCGGCTTGATGATCCATGATGCGCTAGTCGTCGCCCTGGCGCCGGTGGTCGCCTTCACCGTCGTTCACCTGACAATGGAGAACCTGCTCGTGCCGGCAATCCTCGGGCGGCGCTTCGAGATGAACCCGTTCCTCATTTTCATCGCGATCATCTTCTGGACATGGATGTGGGGCGCGGTCGGGGCAATTCTGGCCATGCCGCTTGCGCTGATTGCGATGACGATCTTCGAACAGGTTCGCGACACATCGGGGGAGCCTCAACTTCCGGGGTGATGCTCGACGGTCGCGGCGCCGCACTTCGGCTTTTCAGCGGTGCCCCGCATGGGCCTGTTCGTCGAAGAACAGCGCTTGGCTTATCAGCGCCTTCACCATCTCAGGATTGAACGGCTTGGTTACCAGGAAGGCCGGTTCCGGCTTGTTGCCGGTCAGCAGCCGTTCCGGGAAGGCGGTGATGAATATCACGGGGACGGCCGCTTCCGTGAGAATTTCGTTGACGGCGTCGATGCCGGAGCTGCCGTCGGCAAGCTGTATGTCCGCAAGCACCATCTTGGGAGAGGTCTTGTGATAGAG is drawn from Sinorhizobium sojae CCBAU 05684 and contains these coding sequences:
- a CDS encoding ABC transporter permease subunit, with the protein product MTEVTAASPISTDPSRRARLTEFWFYFSENRGAVIGLVFFLFLVLLAIFAPLVAPHDPTVQFRQAVRLPPSWEEGGQVQFLLGTDAVGRDMLSRLIYGTRFSLFVGIIVTTLSLTGGILVGVVAGYFRGWIDTVIMRIMDIILAFPSLLLALVLVAVLGPGLTNAMIAIALVYQPHFVRLTRAAVMAEKTRDYVVAAKVAGARHPRLMFKTILPNCMAPLIVQATLSFSSAILDAAALGFLGMGAQPPTPEWGTMLAEAREFILSSWWIVTFPGLAILLTVLAINLMGDGLRDALDPKLKRS
- a CDS encoding dipeptide ABC transporter ATP-binding protein, producing the protein MTHVLEARNLVRDYHVPGSLFRKARTVHALKGVSFTLDEGRTLAIVGESGCGKSTLGRILTLIDPATAGELLIDGQKVDITREGLTPELRRKVQIVFQNPYGSLNPRQKIGDILTEPLIINTKVPAAERRGRAMAMLKKVGLEEKHYNRYPHMFSGGQRQRIAIARALMLNPKLLVLDEPVSALDLSVQAQVLNLLADLQDEFKLTYVFISHDLSVVRYIADDVMVMYLGEAVEYGSRDAVFSDPQHSYTKTLFAATPRADVASIKARLARKNAA
- a CDS encoding AI-2E family transporter encodes the protein MDTARDGVAEDGRQRETRNEVANEMAPAAAPAALAPGREGFDLLVACSIVGLFVIACASALYALAAVLVPIVFAIIVGIVLGQAADGLTRFGLPPLLGGLLLALCFVVGLFFLVNALLVAVTEVASEAPRLAENIIERILPFLNRFGWLRLALAQGASEEALASAAVENAGPFLGTVAASLTPALIQTLVFLAALALFLLGRIHLRSTFILAVPSREGRLNTIRIINATEEALTQYFATTSLIYAALGAFTMVIALVGGLPMAPLWGLFAFVSSYIPYLGATLITLSLLVGGLMIHDALVVALAPVVAFTVVHLTMENLLVPAILGRRFEMNPFLIFIAIIFWTWMWGAVGAILAMPLALIAMTIFEQVRDTSGEPQLPG
- a CDS encoding ABC transporter permease subunit — protein: MIRFFLGRLAVLIPTFIGVSIIAFSFIRLLPGDPVALLSGERVMSPERHAEISHQLGFDRPIVVQYLDYLWGVVRGDFGVSIVTKKPVIDQFFELFPATVELSLCAIIFAVVLGIPAGVIAAIKRGSIIDQLIMGTALVGFSMPIFWWGLLLIIVVSGILQWTPVSGRISLMFFFPSVTGFMLIDSLLSGQEGAFQSAFNHLILPTIVLGTIPLAVIARQTRSAMLEVLSEDYVRTARAKGLSTFRVVGIHALRNAMIPVVTTIGLQVGVMLAGAILTETIFSWPGIGKWMVDSVFRRDYAVIQGGLLIIAGLIMLVNLAVDLMYGLLNPRIRH
- a CDS encoding ABC transporter ATP-binding protein, with the translated sequence MALLEIENLVVEFQTASGPFRAVDGVSLKVHEREVLAIVGESGSGKSVSMLAAMGLLPWTARVTADKLTFNGRDLLTMAPADRRKIVGKEIAMIFQEPIASLNPCFTVGFQIEEVLRIHMRLDRVARRKRAVELFEAVGIPDPTERLGHFPHQMSGGQCQRVMIAIALACNPKLLIADEPTTALDVTIQRQILDLLMKLQAEYGMGLIMITHNMGVVAETADRVVVQYKGRKIEEADVLSLFESPKSNYTRALLAALPENATGDRLPTVSELFNDQQFLGGAAR
- a CDS encoding RidA family protein, with amino-acid sequence MEIKRFETGPRMSQAVVYNHTVYLAGQVGNAGDDVATQTKQALAEVDRLLALAGTDKTRILSATVWLADMADFAKMNSVWDAWVPQGHTPARATGEAKLATPEYLVEVIVTAAL
- a CDS encoding ABC transporter substrate-binding protein — its product is MKKLTTLFAATALATLMAGSAWSKTFVYCSEGSPEGFDPGLYTAGTTFDASAHTVYNRLLEFKKGTTETEAGLAESWTISDDGLEYTFKLRPGVKFQTTEFFTPTRDLNADDVIFSLERQWKSDHPWHGYVSGASWEYFSGMGMPDLIESLEKVDDMTVKIKLKRREAPFLANLAMPFASIMSKEYADKLEADGKMNQLNQMPLGTGPFAFVGYQQDAVIRYKAHPDYWAGKQKIDDLVFSITTDAAVRYQKLKAGECHLMPYPNAADVESMKADPELKVMEQAGLNVAYLAYNTTQAPFDKVEVRKALNKAINKQAIVDAVFQGQATPATNPIPPTMWSYNDNIEDDTYEPEVAKKMLEDAGVTDLSMKVWAMPVARPYMLNARRAAELIQADFAKIGVDVEIVSYEWAEYLERSKAKDRDGAVILGWTGDNGDPDNFLDTLLGCDAVGGNNRAQWCNQEFDDLVTKAKEASSVEERTKLYEEAQVVFKREAPWATLDHSLSIVPMRKNVEGFVQSPLGDFAFDGVDIVE